Proteins encoded within one genomic window of Brenneria nigrifluens DSM 30175 = ATCC 13028:
- the sapF gene encoding putrescine export ABC transporter ATP-binding protein SapF, protein MVETLLEARNLTKTFRYRSGLFRRQHVEAVKSVSFTLREGQTLAIIGENGSGKSTLAKMLAGMIAPTSGELLIDDHLLHYGDYRYRSQRIRMIFQDAGNALNPRQRVGQLLDVPLRLNTDLSAAEREKAINLTLQQVGLRPDHAYYYPHALAPGQKQRIGLARALILQPKVIVADEALAALDMSMRSQIINLMLELQEKHGISYIYVTQHLGMMKHVSDQILVMQAGEVVERGSTADVLASPLHELTKRLIASHFGEALSADAWRRDGAQL, encoded by the coding sequence ATGGTTGAAACCCTGCTTGAAGCCCGCAACCTGACTAAAACCTTCCGCTATCGCAGCGGTCTGTTTCGCCGCCAGCACGTCGAGGCGGTGAAGTCGGTCAGTTTTACCTTGCGCGAAGGCCAGACCCTGGCGATCATCGGCGAAAACGGTTCGGGGAAATCCACGCTGGCCAAGATGTTGGCGGGTATGATCGCCCCGACCTCCGGCGAGCTATTGATCGACGATCATCTATTGCATTACGGCGATTATCGCTACCGCAGCCAGCGTATCCGCATGATTTTTCAGGATGCGGGCAATGCGCTGAATCCTCGTCAGCGCGTCGGCCAACTGCTGGACGTGCCGCTGCGGCTGAATACCGATCTCAGCGCCGCGGAGCGCGAAAAGGCCATCAACCTGACGCTGCAACAGGTGGGGCTGCGTCCGGACCACGCCTACTATTATCCTCACGCGCTGGCTCCCGGCCAGAAACAGCGCATCGGGCTGGCGCGCGCGCTGATCCTGCAACCGAAAGTCATCGTGGCGGATGAGGCGCTGGCGGCGCTGGATATGTCTATGCGGTCACAGATTATCAATCTGATGCTGGAACTCCAGGAAAAGCACGGTATCTCTTATATTTACGTCACTCAGCATCTGGGGATGATGAAGCACGTCAGCGATCAGATCCTGGTGATGCAGGCGGGAGAAGTGGTGGAGCGCGGCAGCACCGCCGACGTGCTGGCTTCTCCGCTGCATGAACTGACCAAACGTCTGATTGCCAGCCATTTTGGCGAGGCGCTGAGCGCCGATGCCTGGCGGCGCGACGGTGCGCAGCTGTGA
- the sapD gene encoding putrescine export ABC transporter ATP-binding protein SapD, with product MPLLDIRNLTIEFLTSEGAVKAVDRVSMTLTEGEIRGLVGESGSGKSLIAKAICGITKDNWRVTADRFRFDDIDLLQLSPRERRKLVGHNVSMIFQEPQSCLDPSESIGRQLIQTIPGWTYKGRWWQRFHWRKRRAIELLHRVGIKDHKDIMGSYPYELTDGECQKVMIAIALANQPRLLIADEPTNAMESTTQAQIFRLLSRLNQNNNTTILLISHDLQTMSKWADRINVLYCGQTVESATSEDLISAPHHPYTQALIRAMPDFGRSLPHKSRLNTLPGAIPSLEHLPVGCRLGPRCPYSQKQCMQTPLLLPVKNHWYACHFPLNMEES from the coding sequence ATGCCCTTGCTTGATATTCGCAATCTGACCATCGAGTTTCTCACCTCCGAGGGCGCGGTAAAAGCGGTCGACCGGGTCAGCATGACGCTGACCGAAGGGGAAATCCGCGGTCTGGTGGGCGAATCCGGATCGGGCAAAAGCCTGATCGCCAAAGCCATCTGCGGGATTACCAAAGATAACTGGCGGGTGACCGCCGATCGCTTCCGCTTTGATGATATCGACCTGCTGCAACTGTCGCCGCGCGAGCGCCGCAAGCTGGTGGGCCATAACGTATCGATGATTTTTCAGGAGCCGCAGTCCTGTCTGGATCCTTCCGAAAGCATCGGGCGGCAATTGATCCAGACCATCCCCGGCTGGACCTATAAAGGCCGCTGGTGGCAGCGATTCCACTGGCGCAAACGCCGGGCGATCGAGCTGCTGCACCGCGTCGGCATCAAAGATCATAAAGATATCATGGGCAGCTATCCCTATGAGCTGACCGACGGCGAATGCCAGAAAGTGATGATCGCCATCGCGCTGGCGAACCAGCCGCGTCTGCTTATCGCCGATGAGCCCACCAACGCCATGGAGTCCACCACCCAGGCGCAGATTTTTCGTTTATTGTCGCGGCTCAACCAGAACAATAACACCACCATTCTATTGATCAGCCACGACCTGCAAACCATGAGCAAATGGGCCGATCGGATTAACGTGCTCTACTGCGGCCAGACGGTGGAAAGCGCCACCAGCGAAGACCTGATCAGCGCGCCGCACCACCCCTACACCCAGGCGTTAATCCGCGCGATGCCGGACTTCGGCCGCTCGCTGCCGCACAAAAGCCGGCTGAATACCCTGCCGGGGGCGATCCCCTCGCTGGAACATTTACCCGTCGGCTGCCGTCTCGGCCCGCGCTGCCCCTACTCGCAAAAACAGTGTATGCAGACGCCCCTGCTACTGCCGGTGAAGAACCATTGGTATGCCTGCCACTTCCCGCTCAATATGGAGGAATCCTGA
- the sapC gene encoding putrescine export ABC transporter permease SapC: MPFDNVYSEKRIPSRLGDTWRVFHQDTLAMVGFYGFLLLLGLCLFGKLLAPYDVGQQFLGYQMLPPSWSHYGEVSFFLGTDDLGRDLLSRLLSGAAPTVGSALIVTHAAALCGIVLGVFAGVTRGLRSAVFNHILDTLLSIPSLLLAIVVIAFIGPKLEHAMLAVWLALLPRMVRTIYSTIHNEMDKEYVVATRLDGASAFYIVWYVVLPNIAAVLVSEFTRALSIAILDIAALGFLDLGAQLPTTEWGAMLGNSLELIYAAPWTVMLPGAAIALSVLIVNLLGDGIRRALLAETE, translated from the coding sequence ATGCCCTTCGATAACGTCTACAGCGAAAAGCGCATCCCCAGCCGTCTGGGCGATACCTGGCGCGTGTTTCACCAGGATACGCTGGCGATGGTCGGCTTTTACGGCTTTCTGTTGCTGCTGGGCCTGTGCCTGTTCGGCAAACTGCTGGCGCCTTACGACGTCGGCCAGCAATTCCTGGGTTACCAGATGCTGCCGCCCTCCTGGTCGCACTACGGCGAAGTCTCGTTTTTCCTCGGCACCGACGACCTGGGGCGCGATCTGTTGAGCCGGCTATTGAGCGGCGCCGCCCCCACCGTGGGGTCGGCGCTGATCGTCACCCATGCGGCGGCGCTGTGCGGCATCGTGTTAGGCGTTTTCGCCGGCGTCACCCGCGGATTGCGCTCCGCCGTGTTTAACCACATTCTCGATACCCTGTTGTCCATTCCGTCGCTGCTGCTGGCCATTGTGGTGATCGCCTTTATCGGCCCGAAGCTTGAGCACGCCATGCTGGCCGTGTGGCTGGCGCTATTGCCGCGCATGGTGCGCACCATCTACAGTACGATACACAACGAGATGGACAAAGAGTACGTCGTCGCTACGCGTCTTGACGGCGCCTCCGCCTTTTATATCGTCTGGTATGTGGTGTTGCCCAATATTGCGGCGGTGCTGGTGTCGGAATTCACCCGCGCCTTGTCCATCGCCATTCTGGACATCGCCGCCCTGGGTTTTCTCGACCTCGGCGCGCAGTTGCCCACCACCGAATGGGGAGCGATGCTGGGTAATTCACTGGAGCTGATCTACGCCGCCCCCTGGACGGTGATGTTGCCCGGCGCGGCCATCGCCCTGAGCGTGCTGATCGTCAACCTGCTGGGGGACGGCATTCGCCGCGCCCTGCTGGCGGAAACGGAATAA
- the sapB gene encoding putrescine export ABC transporter permease SapB, which produces MIIFTLRRLLLLLVTLFLLTLLGFSLSYYTPHAPLNGAALLDAYRFYLSSLLQGDFGRSSTNGQAIIVQLKVVLPATIELCLLAFVLSLLVGIPLGITAGVMQNKGPDIVISTLALIGFSLPVFWLALLLTLFFSLHLGWLPVSGRFDLLYQVKTVTGFALIDAWLSDSPYRNEMMVSAIRHLILPISVLAVAPTTEVIRLMRISTTEVIGKSYIKAAATRGLSPLTIIRRHVLHNALPPIIPKLGLQFSTMLTLTMITEVVFNWPGLGRWLVNAIRQQDFAAISAGVIVVGAMVITVNVLSDIWGAITNPLKHKEWYALR; this is translated from the coding sequence GTGATTATCTTTACCCTGCGGCGCCTGCTGCTATTGCTGGTTACGCTGTTCCTGCTGACGCTGCTGGGCTTCAGCCTGAGCTATTACACCCCGCACGCCCCGCTTAACGGCGCCGCGCTGCTTGACGCCTACCGCTTTTACCTCTCCAGCCTGCTGCAGGGCGACTTCGGCCGTTCCAGCACCAACGGCCAGGCCATTATCGTGCAGTTGAAGGTCGTGCTCCCGGCGACGATCGAGCTTTGCCTGCTGGCGTTCGTGCTCTCTTTGCTGGTGGGGATCCCGCTGGGGATCACCGCGGGGGTGATGCAGAACAAAGGGCCGGACATCGTTATCAGTACGCTGGCGCTTATCGGCTTTTCCCTGCCGGTATTCTGGCTGGCGCTGCTGCTGACGCTGTTTTTCTCACTGCATCTCGGCTGGCTGCCGGTTTCCGGACGCTTCGATCTGCTGTATCAGGTAAAAACCGTAACCGGTTTTGCCCTGATCGACGCCTGGCTGTCCGACTCCCCCTATCGCAATGAGATGATGGTCAGCGCGATCCGGCATCTGATTCTGCCGATTAGCGTGCTGGCGGTGGCGCCGACCACGGAGGTGATACGGCTGATGCGCATCAGCACCACCGAGGTTATCGGCAAAAGCTATATCAAGGCCGCCGCGACCCGCGGTTTGTCGCCGCTGACCATTATTCGCCGCCATGTGCTGCACAACGCGTTGCCGCCGATTATTCCCAAGCTGGGATTACAGTTTTCCACTATGCTGACTCTCACCATGATTACCGAAGTGGTCTTCAACTGGCCGGGGCTGGGGCGCTGGCTGGTCAACGCCATCCGCCAACAGGATTTCGCGGCGATTTCCGCGGGCGTCATCGTGGTCGGCGCCATGGTTATTACGGTTAACGTGCTGTCCGACATCTGGGGAGCAATAACCAACCCGTTGAAACACAAGGAGTGGTATGCCCTTCGATAA
- the sapA gene encoding ABC transporter substrate-binding protein SapA produces the protein MSGKTCFALAFVWLAMPSLAAPLPTAPVAAPLEDIRQSGFVYCVNDVLNTFNPQMARSGVTIDTLAAQLYDRLLDVDPYTYRLMPELAQRWEVLDNGSTYRFYLRRDVPFQTTAWFSPSRNMNADDVLFSFQRMLDKKHPYHDVNGGEYPYFDSLQFADSVQSIRKLGEYGVEIRLNSPDASFLWHLATHYAPILSAEYARALSAGDKQELLDREPVGTGPYMLNEYRNGQYIRLTRNAAYWRGLPRMRQVVVDLGAGGTGRLSKLLTGECDVLAYPAVSQLAILRNDPRLRLSLRSGMNIAYLAFNVRKPPLDDRRVREAIALAINNDRLMQSIYYGTAETAASILPRASWAYDDEARITEYNPEKSRRRLQDLGISNLNLRLWVPSASHSYNPSPLKTAELIQADLAQVGVQVTIVPVEGRFQEARLMELSHDLTLAGWTTDSNDPDSFFRPLLSCAAIRSQTNYAHWCDPTFDEVLQNALSSQQLAKRIEYYQQAQQILAEQLPVLPLASSLRLLAYRYDMKGLVLSPFGSASFAGVFRESDNPRREPGAAPLLPSSRPVDEGEQP, from the coding sequence ATGTCTGGAAAAACCTGTTTCGCACTGGCATTCGTCTGGCTGGCTATGCCTTCGCTGGCGGCTCCCTTGCCGACGGCGCCGGTTGCCGCGCCGCTGGAAGATATCCGCCAAAGCGGCTTTGTCTATTGCGTGAACGACGTACTGAATACCTTTAATCCGCAAATGGCGCGCAGCGGCGTGACCATCGATACGCTGGCCGCCCAGCTTTACGATCGCCTGCTGGACGTCGATCCCTATACCTATCGCCTGATGCCGGAACTGGCCCAGCGCTGGGAAGTGCTGGACAACGGCTCGACCTATCGCTTTTATCTGCGGCGCGACGTCCCTTTTCAAACCACCGCCTGGTTCAGCCCCAGCCGCAACATGAATGCGGATGACGTACTATTCAGCTTTCAACGCATGCTGGATAAAAAGCATCCGTATCATGACGTCAACGGCGGCGAATATCCCTATTTCGACAGTCTGCAATTTGCCGACTCGGTGCAGAGCATCCGCAAGCTGGGCGAATACGGCGTTGAAATCCGGCTTAACAGCCCGGACGCCTCTTTCCTGTGGCACCTGGCAACGCACTATGCGCCGATCCTCTCCGCCGAGTATGCCCGGGCGCTCTCCGCCGGCGATAAGCAGGAATTGCTGGATCGCGAACCGGTCGGCACCGGCCCCTATATGCTGAATGAATACCGCAACGGGCAATATATTCGCCTGACGCGCAACGCCGCCTACTGGCGCGGCCTGCCCCGTATGCGGCAGGTGGTGGTGGATCTGGGCGCCGGCGGCACCGGCCGCCTGTCCAAACTGCTGACCGGCGAATGCGACGTGCTGGCGTATCCCGCCGTCAGCCAGTTGGCGATTTTACGTAACGATCCGCGACTGCGCCTGTCGTTACGTTCCGGCATGAACATCGCCTATCTGGCATTCAACGTGCGCAAGCCGCCGTTGGACGACCGCCGCGTGCGTGAGGCCATTGCGCTGGCGATTAATAATGACCGGCTGATGCAGTCCATTTACTACGGCACCGCCGAAACCGCCGCCTCAATCTTGCCGCGCGCCTCCTGGGCCTATGACGATGAGGCCAGGATAACGGAATACAACCCGGAGAAATCCCGCCGGCGCTTGCAGGATCTGGGGATAAGCAATCTGAACCTGCGCCTATGGGTGCCCAGCGCGTCGCACTCCTACAATCCCAGCCCGCTGAAAACCGCCGAGCTGATACAGGCCGATCTGGCGCAGGTAGGGGTACAGGTGACCATTGTGCCCGTCGAGGGGCGTTTTCAGGAAGCGCGGCTGATGGAGCTCAGCCACGATTTGACCCTGGCCGGCTGGACCACCGACAGCAACGATCCCGACAGCTTTTTCCGCCCGTTATTAAGCTGCGCCGCCATTCGCTCGCAAACCAACTACGCCCACTGGTGCGATCCCACCTTTGATGAAGTACTGCAAAACGCGCTCTCTTCACAACAGTTGGCGAAGCGTATCGAATACTATCAACAGGCGCAGCAGATTCTGGCCGAACAGCTGCCGGTGTTGCCGCTGGCCTCCTCGTTACGCCTGCTGGCCTATCGCTATGATATGAAAGGATTGGTGCTCAGCCCGTTCGGCAGCGCCTCGTTCGCCGGGGTTTTCCGGGAAAGCGACAATCCTCGCCGCGAGCCAGGCGCCGCCCCGCTCCTCCCTTCTTCCCGGCCGGTCGATGAAGGAGAACAACCGTGA
- a CDS encoding D-2-hydroxyacid dehydrogenase family protein, giving the protein MPLQCRIIDDYQNVALSFADWSALAPQVECRALTRHIDDEAQLASELAEADIVVIMRERTPFTAALFARLPRLKLLITSGMRNAAVDLAAAKAHGVTLCGTDSGSAAPVELAWTLILGLARHLMSENLALRQNGPWQSTVGIGLSGKRLGLLGLGKTGQRMARIALAFGMEVSAWSQNLTAADAARQGVALAASKEALLSGSDIVSIHLVLGERTRGLLGAAELARMKPSALLINTSRAAIVDQSALLHALRAGNIAGAGLDVFDSEPLPADHPFRTLPNVLATPHLGYVADDNYRTYFTQAVEDIQAFLAGKPLRALG; this is encoded by the coding sequence ATGCCGTTGCAATGCCGCATTATTGATGATTACCAGAACGTCGCATTGTCGTTCGCCGATTGGTCGGCGCTGGCGCCCCAGGTGGAATGCCGCGCGCTGACGCGACACATTGACGATGAAGCACAACTGGCTTCCGAACTGGCCGAGGCGGACATTGTGGTGATTATGCGCGAGCGTACGCCGTTTACCGCCGCGCTATTCGCCCGTCTTCCGCGCTTAAAACTGCTGATTACCTCCGGCATGCGTAACGCCGCCGTCGATCTGGCGGCGGCCAAAGCCCACGGCGTGACCCTGTGCGGAACGGACAGCGGATCGGCGGCGCCGGTTGAACTCGCCTGGACGCTGATCCTCGGGCTGGCCCGGCACCTGATGAGCGAAAATCTAGCGTTACGACAAAACGGCCCATGGCAAAGCACAGTCGGCATCGGACTGAGCGGTAAACGACTGGGATTGCTGGGGTTAGGTAAAACCGGCCAGCGAATGGCGCGCATTGCGCTGGCCTTTGGCATGGAGGTCAGCGCCTGGAGCCAGAATCTGACGGCGGCGGACGCCGCACGGCAGGGAGTCGCGCTCGCCGCTTCGAAAGAAGCGTTGCTGAGCGGCAGCGACATCGTGTCGATCCATCTGGTGCTTGGCGAACGCACGCGCGGTTTACTCGGCGCGGCGGAGCTGGCGCGGATGAAACCTTCCGCGCTGCTGATTAATACCTCGCGAGCGGCGATTGTCGATCAATCCGCCTTACTGCACGCGCTGCGCGCGGGAAACATTGCCGGAGCCGGGCTGGACGTTTTTGACAGCGAGCCGTTGCCCGCCGATCACCCGTTCCGCACGCTACCTAATGTGCTGGCGACGCCGCATCTCGGCTATGTCGCCGACGATAATTACCGCACCTACTTCACGCAGGCGGTTGAAGATATTCAGGCGTTTCTGGCGGGAAAACCGCTGCGCGCATTGGGGTAG
- a CDS encoding type II toxin-antitoxin system HicB family antitoxin — translation MIKGNNIMMIDGHPASVTYEAEIKAFRGKFLDVTGYCDFVSDSIEGLEKEGKISLAEYIETCKEEGISPFREEEKLKSFTLRYPGWLDARLTAATASRAVSKNQFIVQLIERELQ, via the coding sequence ATGATTAAGGGCAACAACATTATGATGATCGACGGCCACCCGGCCTCCGTTACCTACGAGGCAGAAATTAAAGCCTTTCGCGGTAAGTTCCTGGACGTCACCGGCTATTGTGATTTTGTATCGGACAGCATCGAGGGGCTGGAAAAAGAAGGCAAAATTTCGCTCGCGGAATATATCGAAACCTGCAAGGAAGAGGGAATTTCTCCGTTCAGGGAAGAGGAAAAGCTGAAATCGTTTACGTTGCGATATCCTGGATGGCTGGACGCGCGTCTTACAGCAGCAACAGCATCTCGTGCGGTTTCGAAAAATCAGTTTATTGTTCAGTTAATTGAAAGAGAGCTTCAATAA